In the Fusobacteriaceae bacterium genome, one interval contains:
- a CDS encoding phosphatase, with protein sequence MFKIDLHTHTSVTPHAYSTVEENIARAREKGMELIAITNHGPALPDSPHWWSLKNLRIIPETVGDLRILRGVEANIVDEEGNIDLNNTIYKVMDIIIAGFHPVWSYPTCPDRQKNTEALVRLMERQYVDIIAHPGNPQFPIDIPRIVETAKRCHVALEINNASLSGVRKGSESNCAEIFRRCLENGNLIALGSDAHISYDIGNFTHILPWIEASHFPSERILNSDKSVLFSFISQRKELKPSVFENRHYFWER encoded by the coding sequence ATGTTTAAAATCGATTTGCATACCCATACGAGCGTTACGCCCCACGCCTACAGCACCGTGGAGGAAAATATCGCCCGGGCCCGGGAAAAAGGCATGGAGCTTATCGCGATTACCAATCACGGACCGGCTCTGCCCGATTCCCCCCACTGGTGGTCCCTGAAAAACCTGCGGATCATCCCCGAAACCGTCGGGGACCTCAGGATCCTCCGGGGCGTCGAGGCCAACATCGTCGACGAGGAGGGGAATATCGACCTCAACAACACGATCTACAAGGTCATGGACATTATTATTGCGGGCTTTCATCCCGTGTGGTCCTACCCGACCTGCCCCGACCGGCAAAAGAACACCGAAGCCCTCGTCCGGCTAATGGAGCGCCAATATGTGGATATCATCGCCCATCCCGGGAATCCGCAGTTCCCCATCGACATCCCGCGGATCGTGGAGACCGCCAAGCGCTGCCATGTGGCCCTTGAGATCAACAACGCCTCCCTCTCGGGGGTCAGGAAAGGCTCCGAATCCAACTGCGCCGAGATCTTCCGGCGTTGTCTGGAAAACGGGAACCTGATCGCCCTCGGCAGCGACGCCCATATTTCTTATGACATCGGCAATTTCACCCATATCCTCCCCTGGATAGAAGCCAGCCATTTTCCGTCGGAACGCATCCTGAATTCAGACAAAAGTGTTCTATTTTCGTTCATTTCGCAAAGAAAGGAACTAAAACCGTCCGTTTTTGAAAATCGGCATTACTTTTGGGAGCGTTAA
- a CDS encoding DUF561 domain-containing protein has protein sequence MLNNQLCQLLGIEYPIIQGAMAWIADGYLAGHVSRDGGLGIIAGGGMPPDIMEKQIRIAKSITDKPFGVNLMLLMGQVEEQIEVCIREGVKVVTTGAGNPGPFMPRLKAAGIKVIPVVPTVALAKRMERAGVDAVIAEGMESGGHIGSITTMVLVPQVVDAVKIPVIAAGGIATGRQFLAAMALGACGIQVGTKFLVAEECHVHENYKQLILKAKDRSTVPTGTHTGHPVRVIENKFARQLLALEKAGAPKEEIERLGTGKLRLAVIEGDVVNGSVMSGQVAAMVRERTTTKAILEDFMRELGEEQKKLDEKLAAWYR, from the coding sequence ATGTTAAATAACCAACTTTGTCAATTATTGGGAATCGAATACCCTATTATACAGGGCGCCATGGCCTGGATCGCCGACGGATACCTGGCCGGACACGTCTCCAGAGACGGCGGACTGGGCATCATCGCGGGCGGCGGCATGCCCCCCGACATCATGGAAAAGCAGATCCGGATCGCCAAGAGCATTACGGACAAGCCCTTCGGCGTCAACCTCATGCTGTTGATGGGCCAGGTCGAGGAGCAGATCGAGGTCTGCATCCGGGAAGGGGTCAAGGTCGTGACGACCGGCGCAGGCAATCCCGGTCCTTTCATGCCGAGGCTGAAGGCGGCCGGCATTAAAGTGATCCCGGTCGTGCCCACGGTGGCCCTGGCCAAACGCATGGAGCGGGCGGGCGTCGACGCCGTGATCGCCGAAGGCATGGAAAGCGGCGGCCATATCGGCAGCATTACGACCATGGTCCTCGTGCCCCAGGTCGTGGACGCCGTGAAGATTCCGGTTATCGCCGCGGGCGGCATCGCCACGGGCAGGCAGTTTCTGGCCGCTATGGCCCTCGGCGCCTGCGGAATCCAGGTGGGGACGAAATTCCTCGTCGCCGAAGAGTGTCACGTCCATGAAAATTACAAGCAGCTGATCCTGAAAGCCAAGGATCGCTCGACGGTTCCGACCGGAACCCATACGGGACATCCGGTCCGGGTCATTGAAAACAAATTCGCCCGGCAGCTCCTGGCCCTCGAAAAGGCGGGCGCCCCCAAGGAAGAGATCGAACGGCTGGGGACCGGAAAACTCCGACTCGCCGTCATAGAGGGGGACGTCGTCAACGGCTCCGTCATGTCCGGTCAGGTGGCCGCCATGGTGCGCGAGCGGACGACGACCAAGGCCATTCTTGAGGATTTCATGCGGGAACTTGGCGAAGAACAGAAAAAACTCGATGAAAAATTGGCCGCGTGGTATCGCTGA
- a CDS encoding zinc ribbon domain-containing protein, whose protein sequence is MSIKDIFNKGIVDKFKDVVDINKLNLKVSSKKAEIGKLKAKLGDVVYDKYKEGAQLPDEAGEILNTIKIAEEEIAELEDKISTLKTTIKTPATQKCVKCGAENAADAKFCKACGTKLEKEPEKQPEEVKPAKVVCPVCGVECEPDARFCQECGYDLTQAPKEEPAPEEAAPVEEAPAEPAPEACDCGCGEGE, encoded by the coding sequence ATGTCGATCAAAGATATATTTAACAAAGGCATCGTGGATAAGTTCAAAGACGTCGTGGACATTAACAAACTCAACCTCAAGGTCAGCAGCAAAAAAGCCGAAATCGGTAAACTCAAGGCAAAATTGGGCGACGTGGTTTACGACAAGTACAAAGAAGGGGCTCAGCTCCCCGACGAAGCCGGTGAAATCCTGAACACGATCAAGATCGCCGAAGAGGAAATCGCCGAACTGGAAGATAAAATATCCACACTGAAGACAACGATCAAGACTCCCGCCACACAAAAATGTGTCAAATGCGGCGCGGAAAACGCGGCCGACGCCAAATTCTGCAAGGCTTGCGGAACGAAGCTCGAGAAAGAACCCGAAAAACAGCCTGAGGAAGTCAAACCCGCCAAGGTGGTTTGCCCTGTTTGCGGCGTGGAATGCGAACCCGACGCCCGCTTTTGCCAAGAATGCGGCTATGACCTGACGCAGGCCCCCAAAGAGGAACCCGCCCCCGAAGAAGCGGCGCCCGTTGAGGAAGCGCCCGCGGAACCCGCTCCCGAAGCATGCGATTGCGGATGCGGCGAAGGGGAATAA
- the ung gene encoding uracil-DNA glycosylase, with protein sequence MIQFGNDWDPILAGEFEKEYYRKLRQFLIAEYRAHTVYPHMNNIYAALKYTSYADCKIVLLGQDPYHGPGQAHGLAFSVNPGVEIPPSLLNMYKELKAEFGCKIPNNGYLVPWSRQGVLLLNTSLTVRRGEPNSHADIGWAVFTDRIIDLLNGREDPVIFLLWGSNARKKAAFIDKTRHYILEAPHPSPLSAHRGFFGCGHFRKTNEILRGLGKKEIDWAIPDL encoded by the coding sequence ATGATACAATTCGGAAACGACTGGGATCCGATCCTGGCCGGGGAATTTGAAAAAGAGTACTACCGGAAACTGCGGCAATTTTTGATTGCCGAATACCGGGCCCACACGGTCTACCCCCATATGAACAACATCTACGCGGCCCTCAAGTACACGTCCTACGCGGACTGCAAGATCGTTCTCCTCGGGCAGGACCCCTACCACGGCCCGGGACAGGCCCACGGGCTGGCTTTTTCGGTCAATCCCGGCGTTGAAATCCCGCCGTCCCTGCTCAACATGTACAAGGAACTCAAGGCCGAATTCGGCTGCAAGATCCCCAATAACGGCTATCTTGTGCCCTGGAGCCGGCAGGGGGTGCTGCTGCTCAATACCTCCCTTACGGTCCGCCGGGGTGAGCCCAATTCCCACGCCGATATCGGCTGGGCTGTCTTTACGGACCGGATCATTGACCTGCTCAACGGGCGGGAGGATCCCGTGATCTTTCTGCTCTGGGGGTCAAACGCCAGAAAAAAGGCTGCTTTTATCGATAAAACGCGGCATTATATTTTGGAAGCTCCCCATCCGAGCCCCCTTTCAGCCCACCGCGGCTTCTTCGGTTGCGGGCATTTCCGCAAGACCAACGAAATCCTGCGGGGCCTCGGCAAGAAGGAAATCGACTGGGCCATCCCCGATCTTTAA
- the uxaC gene encoding glucuronate isomerase produces the protein MKTFMDKDFLLNTETAKTLYHQYAAKMPIIDYHCHLQPKEIYENKKFRNLTEVWLGAGDRYGDHYKWRVLRARGYDEDYISGAADDRARFDIFVETLPRTVGNPLYHWSHLELKRYFDIEELICPENADLIWKKANEKLETLTAREMMAKFDVRTVCTTDDPVDSLEWHLKMKADPTLKVTVLPAFRPDKAINCELSWFGDWIGKLSAVVGYPIKTLKDLLRALEDRIKFFDAAGCKLSDHGLDTVCYAEATEEEAEAVFRKALAGEPLTKKEIDQYKGTLLVFLGRQYAKYGWVQQYHIGALRNNSGRMLREIGADTGFDGIGDAKVAAKLSALLDKLDSTDELPKTILYNLNPADNEVLAVLAGCFQGNPRGIRGKIQYGAAWWFLDQKDGMEKQLEALSQVGLLSQFVGMLTDSRSFLSYPRHEYFRRILCNKLGNLVENGEYPADIPFLGQIVEDICYNNAKAYFGF, from the coding sequence ATGAAAACCTTTATGGACAAAGATTTTTTGCTGAACACGGAAACCGCCAAAACCCTGTATCACCAATACGCGGCGAAAATGCCGATTATTGATTATCACTGTCACCTGCAGCCCAAAGAAATCTACGAAAACAAGAAATTCCGGAACCTGACGGAAGTCTGGCTCGGGGCCGGAGACCGCTATGGCGACCACTACAAGTGGCGGGTACTGCGGGCCAGAGGGTATGACGAGGACTATATCAGCGGCGCGGCCGACGACAGGGCGCGCTTTGACATCTTTGTCGAGACGCTCCCCCGGACCGTGGGAAATCCCCTCTACCACTGGAGTCATCTGGAATTGAAGCGCTATTTCGATATCGAGGAGCTCATTTGCCCCGAAAACGCCGACCTCATCTGGAAAAAAGCCAACGAAAAGCTGGAGACCCTGACGGCCCGCGAAATGATGGCGAAATTTGACGTCAGAACCGTCTGCACTACAGACGATCCCGTTGACAGCCTCGAGTGGCATCTGAAAATGAAGGCGGACCCGACGCTGAAGGTGACGGTTCTTCCCGCTTTCCGGCCCGACAAGGCCATCAACTGCGAGCTCTCCTGGTTCGGAGACTGGATCGGAAAGCTCTCCGCCGTCGTCGGCTACCCGATCAAGACGTTGAAGGATCTCCTGCGGGCCCTTGAAGACCGGATCAAGTTCTTTGACGCCGCGGGCTGCAAGCTCTCGGACCACGGTCTCGACACGGTCTGCTACGCCGAAGCCACGGAAGAGGAGGCGGAGGCCGTTTTCCGGAAGGCGCTTGCCGGGGAACCCCTCACAAAAAAAGAAATCGACCAATACAAGGGAACGCTTCTCGTTTTCCTCGGGCGGCAATACGCCAAATACGGCTGGGTGCAGCAATATCACATCGGCGCCCTCCGGAACAATTCGGGCCGCATGCTCCGGGAAATCGGAGCCGACACGGGATTTGACGGCATCGGCGACGCCAAAGTGGCGGCGAAGCTATCGGCTCTCCTGGACAAACTCGACTCTACGGATGAACTCCCCAAGACGATCCTCTACAACCTCAACCCAGCCGACAACGAAGTGCTGGCCGTCCTGGCCGGATGCTTCCAGGGAAATCCCCGGGGGATTCGCGGCAAGATCCAGTACGGAGCAGCCTGGTGGTTCCTCGACCAGAAAGACGGCATGGAAAAGCAGCTGGAGGCCTTGAGCCAGGTGGGGCTTTTGAGCCAGTTCGTCGGTATGCTGACCGACAGCCGGAGCTTTCTCTCCTATCCGCGGCATGAGTATTTCCGGCGGATCTTGTGCAACAAGTTGGGGAACCTCGTGGAAAACGGCGAATATCCGGCCGACATCCCCTTCCTCGGGCAGATCGTCGAGGATATCTGTTACAACAACGCCAAGGCTTATTTCGGATTCTGA
- a CDS encoding adenylosuccinate synthase — protein MANYVVVGMQWGDEGKGKIIDVLAAKADYVVRYQGGNNAGHTVVVNGEKFALHLLPSGIVGGKAKCIIGDGVVIDPKVLIDEMKEITGRGGNTDNLWISDRAQIVMPYHVRMDELREELSEGRIGTTKRGIGPCYADKINRVGIRAVDFLHMDVFKKKLKIALDEKNAILTKIYGREALSYDEILKNYTAYGEILKPKIIDAVEEVNNAIDGGKTVLFEGAQAMMLDITYGTYPYVTSSSPTSGGVTTGAGVAPNKIDRCIGVMKAYTTRVGEGPFVTELTGELGEKLRTIGAEYGVTTGRPRRCGWLDLVVGRYAQVINGISDIVITKIDVLSGFDTIKLCTGYEIDEKIYRSVPASTELLYAAKPVWEEFPGWREDISQVRNYDDLPANCKTYIARIEEVLRCPVSVISVGPDRTQNIVRKNIL, from the coding sequence ATGGCGAATTATGTTGTGGTAGGAATGCAATGGGGGGATGAGGGCAAAGGAAAAATCATAGACGTCCTGGCGGCAAAGGCCGATTACGTGGTCCGCTATCAGGGCGGCAACAACGCGGGCCATACGGTTGTCGTAAACGGTGAGAAATTCGCGCTGCATCTGCTCCCCTCAGGAATCGTGGGCGGCAAGGCCAAATGTATCATCGGCGACGGCGTCGTCATTGATCCCAAAGTGCTCATCGACGAAATGAAAGAAATCACGGGACGTGGCGGCAACACGGATAATCTGTGGATCAGCGACAGGGCCCAGATCGTCATGCCGTATCACGTGAGGATGGACGAGCTCCGGGAGGAGTTGAGCGAAGGCCGGATCGGCACCACAAAGCGCGGCATCGGCCCCTGCTACGCCGACAAGATCAATCGGGTCGGCATCCGGGCCGTGGATTTCCTCCATATGGACGTCTTCAAGAAAAAGCTCAAAATCGCCCTCGACGAGAAAAACGCGATCCTGACGAAGATCTACGGCAGGGAAGCGCTCTCTTACGACGAGATACTCAAGAATTATACGGCCTACGGGGAAATCCTGAAGCCGAAGATCATTGACGCCGTGGAGGAAGTCAACAACGCCATCGACGGCGGAAAGACCGTCCTCTTTGAAGGGGCCCAGGCCATGATGCTCGACATCACCTACGGCACCTACCCCTATGTCACCTCGTCATCGCCCACCTCGGGCGGCGTAACGACCGGGGCCGGCGTCGCGCCCAACAAAATCGACCGCTGTATCGGCGTCATGAAGGCCTATACGACCCGGGTCGGCGAAGGGCCCTTCGTCACGGAACTGACCGGGGAGCTCGGCGAAAAGCTGAGGACCATCGGCGCGGAATACGGCGTCACCACCGGACGGCCCCGCAGATGCGGCTGGCTCGATCTTGTGGTCGGCCGTTACGCCCAAGTCATCAACGGGATCTCGGATATCGTGATCACGAAAATCGATGTGCTGAGCGGATTCGACACGATCAAGCTTTGTACGGGCTACGAGATCGACGAGAAAATTTACCGCTCGGTCCCCGCGTCCACGGAACTTTTGTACGCGGCCAAACCCGTCTGGGAGGAATTCCCGGGCTGGCGGGAAGACATCAGCCAGGTGCGGAACTATGACGATCTTCCGGCAAACTGCAAAACCTATATCGCGCGAATCGAAGAAGTCTTGCGCTGTCCCGTCTCGGTCATCTCCGTCGGACCGGACCGGACGCAGAATATCGTGAGAAAAAACATCTTGTAA
- the trmB gene encoding tRNA (guanosine(46)-N7)-methyltransferase TrmB — MERIVPDEFWKHFFAGPKKNYNPYVAMILDYPDFIFYDRSVMDAKRGNWREVFGNDRPISLEIGSGSGGFIRQLAKRHPDRNFLCLELRFKRLCMAAKKARSDGSYNVRFLRRRAEELEDFVGPGEIRDIYINFPDPWEEKLKNRIIQESFFDLCDKLMQKGGFIRFKSDHDGYYQDILDLVAGRDGYEVRRHTPDLHGSPLREENIKTEFEQLFLYKCKKNINYIEIEKV, encoded by the coding sequence ATGGAAAGAATTGTCCCTGATGAATTTTGGAAGCATTTTTTCGCGGGACCGAAAAAAAATTACAACCCCTATGTGGCCATGATCCTCGATTATCCCGACTTTATTTTTTACGACAGGAGCGTCATGGACGCCAAGCGCGGCAACTGGCGCGAAGTCTTCGGAAACGACCGCCCCATATCCCTGGAGATCGGCTCCGGCAGCGGCGGTTTTATACGACAATTGGCCAAGCGCCATCCCGATCGAAATTTCCTCTGTCTCGAGCTCCGCTTCAAGCGCCTGTGCATGGCGGCCAAAAAAGCGCGGAGCGACGGCAGTTACAACGTGCGCTTTCTTCGAAGGCGCGCCGAAGAACTCGAAGACTTTGTAGGCCCCGGGGAAATCCGCGACATCTATATCAATTTTCCGGATCCCTGGGAAGAAAAGCTGAAAAACCGGATTATTCAGGAAAGTTTTTTTGATCTTTGCGATAAACTGATGCAAAAAGGCGGCTTTATTCGTTTCAAAAGCGATCATGATGGTTATTATCAGGACATTTTGGATCTCGTCGCGGGCCGCGACGGCTACGAAGTGCGCCGGCACACGCCGGACCTGCACGGAAGCCCCCTGCGGGAGGAAAACATCAAAACCGAGTTTGAGCAGCTGTTTTTATACAAATGCAAAAAAAACATCAATTATATCGAAATTGAGAAAGTCTGA
- a CDS encoding 3-deoxy-D-manno-octulosonic acid transferase, which translates to MLYNAVRSAGLSILRTLFYWNQKKRNFFKKRLTQRFDDLPAGPYIWIHCASVGEINLSDALIRLFLEKRSERILLTCITDAGMAQAIEKYRKEARILLRYFPIDDKKQIGAALSKCESCLLVLVETELWPNLIRSVHRMPKGGVVLVNGRISDKSFGRYRLIRFFLKHFLSEIDAFYMQSEEDAGRVIELGAAPEAVLSMGNLKFDIRREPVPEEVQSRFRNILKPAGRKIFVAGSTRTGENEILLEALKKLPNTLLVIAPRHIENSVRIDELIRSRGFTCKRFSRLEEIWKNTDPVDVVLVDSIGKLKILYSLCDLAFVGGTLVNIGGHSLLEPLCYNKTPVFGPYLQNVRDISGEILRRDIGFLVKNADELVLAAQKILARDEASVKAAVDAFFEAHRDVASRTLRHLEQSGRLN; encoded by the coding sequence ATGCTCTATAACGCCGTGCGGTCTGCGGGACTTTCGATCCTGAGGACATTGTTTTATTGGAATCAAAAAAAACGGAACTTTTTCAAAAAAAGGTTGACCCAGCGCTTTGACGACCTGCCCGCGGGTCCCTACATCTGGATCCACTGCGCCTCCGTGGGGGAAATCAACCTGTCGGACGCGTTGATCCGGCTCTTTCTGGAAAAACGAAGCGAACGGATCCTGCTCACCTGCATAACCGACGCGGGCATGGCCCAGGCCATCGAGAAATACCGGAAGGAAGCCCGGATTCTGCTGCGTTATTTCCCTATCGACGACAAAAAACAGATCGGAGCGGCCCTGTCCAAATGCGAAAGTTGCCTGCTGGTCCTGGTGGAGACCGAACTCTGGCCCAATCTGATCCGCTCGGTCCACCGGATGCCCAAAGGCGGCGTTGTCCTCGTAAACGGCAGGATTTCCGACAAGAGCTTCGGTCGTTACCGGCTGATCCGCTTTTTCCTGAAGCACTTCCTCTCGGAAATCGACGCTTTTTACATGCAGTCGGAAGAAGACGCCGGACGCGTCATTGAGCTGGGCGCCGCTCCCGAAGCGGTCCTTTCCATGGGAAATCTCAAATTCGACATTCGGCGGGAACCCGTGCCCGAAGAGGTCCAAAGCCGCTTCCGGAATATCCTCAAGCCCGCGGGCCGGAAGATCTTCGTCGCCGGTAGCACCCGGACCGGCGAGAACGAAATTCTCCTGGAGGCCCTGAAAAAACTGCCCAATACGCTTCTCGTCATTGCCCCGAGGCATATCGAGAACAGCGTCAGGATAGACGAATTGATCCGAAGCCGCGGATTTACGTGCAAGCGCTTTTCCCGGCTCGAAGAGATCTGGAAAAATACCGATCCCGTGGACGTTGTCCTCGTGGATTCCATCGGCAAATTGAAGATCCTCTATTCCCTGTGCGATCTGGCCTTCGTCGGGGGAACCCTCGTCAATATCGGCGGCCACAGCCTGCTCGAACCTCTCTGCTACAATAAAACGCCCGTTTTCGGGCCTTACCTGCAAAATGTGCGGGATATCTCCGGAGAAATCCTGCGGCGCGACATCGGCTTTCTCGTCAAAAATGCCGATGAGCTGGTCCTTGCGGCCCAAAAGATCCTCGCCCGGGACGAAGCCTCCGTAAAAGCCGCCGTAGACGCCTTCTTCGAAGCCCACCGCGACGTGGCCTCAAGGACTCTGCGGCATCTGGAACAAAGCGGACGTCTCAACTGA
- the cmk gene encoding (d)CMP kinase, whose product MKGFVIAIDGPAGSGKSTIAKLLAKKYRLTYLDTGAMYRMMALYTLEAGLDPEKPEDLKRLLDHAELDIREGKFYLNGRDVSEAIRTPEVSAMASSVSTIRAVREKLVDQQRKIGEGKAIVLDGRDIGTVVFPGADVKIYLAASPEERARRRHGEYLAKGTPQDYATVLAEIQKRDETDSTRKESPLRKADDAVEIDTSHMGIEEVAAAISALVDRTDHQLHPEDGEHHAL is encoded by the coding sequence ATGAAAGGATTTGTCATCGCCATAGACGGGCCCGCCGGCAGCGGGAAGAGCACGATTGCCAAGCTGCTCGCGAAAAAATACCGCCTGACTTACCTCGATACGGGCGCCATGTACCGCATGATGGCCCTCTATACCCTTGAAGCGGGGCTCGATCCGGAAAAGCCCGAAGACCTGAAGCGACTCCTTGATCACGCGGAACTCGATATCCGGGAAGGAAAATTCTATCTGAACGGGCGGGACGTCAGCGAAGCGATACGGACGCCGGAAGTAAGCGCTATGGCGTCGTCGGTTTCGACGATCCGCGCCGTGCGGGAAAAATTGGTCGATCAACAGCGAAAGATCGGGGAAGGGAAGGCCATCGTCCTGGACGGCCGGGATATCGGCACCGTGGTCTTTCCCGGGGCCGACGTCAAAATCTACCTCGCGGCCTCCCCCGAAGAACGGGCGAGACGCCGCCACGGAGAATATCTGGCCAAAGGGACCCCGCAGGACTACGCGACGGTTTTGGCCGAAATCCAAAAAAGGGACGAAACGGATTCCACGCGCAAGGAAAGCCCGCTGCGGAAGGCCGACGACGCCGTGGAAATCGACACAAGTCATATGGGAATCGAAGAAGTGGCCGCCGCCATTTCCGCTCTCGTTGACCGTACCGATCATCAATTACATCCGGAGGACGGGGAACATCATGCTCTATAA
- a CDS encoding TIGR00282 family metallophosphoesterase, which yields MNKTKILLVGDIVGRPGRETLKRFLDKNKDNYDLVIVNSENSANGFGLTGKLADELLSWGCDVLTSGNHIWDKREIYEYLDGAPRALRPLNYPPESPGRGYVVVEDKKKNKIAVVSLQGRVFMPPTDCPFQKIREAVDEIRTDTKLIIIDFHAEATSEKLAMAWYLDGYVSLVAGTHTHVQTADNKILPEGTGYITDIGMTGSDNGIIGMSTESVLPKFMTAMPQKFLLAEGKERINAIVAEINVDTGECISIERLNKSLIEIELS from the coding sequence GTGAACAAGACAAAAATACTTCTGGTCGGCGACATCGTCGGACGGCCCGGACGGGAAACCCTCAAACGGTTTCTTGACAAAAACAAAGACAACTACGACCTCGTAATCGTCAACAGCGAGAATTCCGCCAACGGCTTCGGCCTGACCGGAAAATTGGCCGACGAGCTCCTTTCCTGGGGCTGCGATGTTTTGACCTCGGGCAACCACATCTGGGACAAGCGGGAGATCTACGAATACCTCGACGGCGCCCCCCGGGCGCTGCGCCCGCTCAATTACCCGCCCGAATCGCCCGGACGGGGATATGTCGTCGTCGAAGACAAAAAGAAAAACAAAATCGCCGTGGTCAGCCTGCAGGGGCGCGTTTTTATGCCGCCTACCGACTGCCCATTCCAAAAGATCCGGGAAGCCGTCGACGAAATCCGGACGGACACAAAGCTCATTATCATCGATTTTCACGCGGAAGCCACTTCGGAAAAGCTTGCCATGGCCTGGTACCTGGACGGCTATGTTTCCCTTGTGGCGGGCACCCATACCCATGTGCAGACCGCCGACAACAAAATCCTCCCCGAGGGGACCGGCTACATCACGGATATCGGAATGACCGGCTCCGACAACGGGATCATCGGCATGTCCACGGAAAGCGTGCTGCCGAAATTTATGACGGCCATGCCGCAAAAATTTCTGCTGGCCGAAGGAAAAGAGCGGATCAACGCCATCGTCGCGGAAATCAACGTCGATACCGGCGAATGTATTTCCATTGAACGCCTCAACAAATCCCTGATCGAGATCGAACTGAGCTGA
- a CDS encoding aminotransferase class I/II-fold pyridoxal phosphate-dependent enzyme produces MISFGNDYSQGAIPEIMARLAATNLESTVGYGEDDYCAKARETLKKKLNRPDADVYFLVGGTQTNLITIARALKPWQGVIALSTGHISIHESGAIEARGHKILDVGTSPDGKLSIPLIEKALRHLLPPHTVEPKMVYLSNPTEMGTLYTKKELVAISEFCKEKKYYLYLDGARMAMALSSEKNDIAITDYPALTDAFYLGGTKCGALFGEALVIVNPDLKEGIGHIIKQTGALFAKGRLLGLQFETLFENGLYESYGAHANKTAKKMKEGFLKNGIALGYDSDTNQQFPVFSKALIAKAEKKYVFELWEELDGERAIVRFVTSWATKEQDVDELIADLKAWTGEANT; encoded by the coding sequence ATGATCAGTTTCGGCAACGACTACAGCCAAGGGGCCATTCCCGAAATCATGGCGCGCCTCGCGGCCACAAACCTCGAAAGCACCGTGGGTTACGGCGAAGACGACTACTGCGCCAAAGCCCGGGAGACCCTGAAGAAAAAGCTCAACAGACCCGACGCGGACGTGTACTTTCTCGTCGGCGGCACCCAGACAAACCTCATCACCATCGCCCGGGCCCTGAAGCCCTGGCAGGGCGTGATCGCGCTCTCCACCGGCCACATCAGCATCCATGAGTCGGGCGCCATCGAAGCCCGGGGGCACAAGATCCTTGACGTGGGGACCTCCCCCGACGGAAAACTCTCGATTCCGCTGATCGAAAAGGCCCTCAGGCATCTGCTGCCGCCTCACACGGTGGAGCCGAAGATGGTCTATCTTTCCAATCCGACGGAAATGGGGACGCTCTATACGAAAAAGGAACTGGTCGCCATCAGCGAATTTTGCAAGGAAAAAAAATACTATCTCTATCTGGACGGGGCCCGGATGGCTATGGCCCTTTCCTCGGAGAAAAACGATATCGCCATTACCGATTATCCGGCTCTGACGGACGCCTTCTACCTCGGCGGGACCAAGTGCGGGGCCCTCTTCGGGGAAGCCCTCGTCATTGTAAACCCGGACCTCAAGGAAGGGATCGGCCACATCATCAAGCAGACCGGGGCCCTCTTTGCCAAGGGACGCCTGTTGGGCCTGCAGTTTGAAACGCTCTTTGAGAACGGTCTCTACGAAAGCTACGGCGCTCACGCCAACAAAACGGCGAAAAAAATGAAAGAAGGCTTCCTTAAAAACGGGATCGCCCTGGGCTATGATTCCGATACGAACCAGCAGTTCCCGGTCTTTTCGAAAGCCCTGATCGCCAAAGCCGAAAAAAAATACGTGTTTGAGCTCTGGGAAGAATTGGACGGCGAACGGGCCATCGTGCGCTTCGTGACCTCCTGGGCCACGAAAGAGCAAGACGTCGACGAGCTCATTGCCGACCTCAAAGCCTGGACCGGCGAAGCAAATACGTAA
- a CDS encoding HutP family protein has protein sequence MKYKSKDVAKIAIVMATSTREEEAVLKEDYKKRNIKTAAVDVGGSVIDTVTKIMERSVITAKRNGIIDDSHVNEGALIGATREAIEQIKNKALGFNVGGKIGIACAEEHMCVCIFLTIGMFRLDEVVIGLGHRAIPAGEEGI, from the coding sequence ATGAAGTACAAGAGCAAAGACGTCGCGAAAATCGCCATTGTCATGGCGACCTCGACCCGGGAGGAAGAGGCGGTCCTCAAAGAGGACTACAAGAAACGGAACATCAAAACAGCCGCGGTGGACGTGGGCGGATCCGTCATCGATACCGTCACGAAAATCATGGAACGCTCGGTCATTACCGCCAAACGGAACGGCATCATCGATGATTCCCATGTCAATGAAGGCGCCCTGATCGGCGCGACGCGGGAAGCCATTGAGCAAATCAAAAACAAAGCGCTGGGATTTAACGTGGGGGGGAAAATCGGGATCGCTTGCGCCGAGGAGCACATGTGCGTCTGTATCTTTCTGACGATCGGCATGTTCCGCCTCGACGAAGTCGTTATCGGACTCGGTCACCGCGCCATCCCGGCCGGGGAGGAAGGAATATGA